The following coding sequences are from one Leishmania braziliensis MHOM/BR/75/M2904 complete genome, chromosome 36 window:
- the FPGS gene encoding folylpolyglutamate synthetase: MPLSTLHPGVRAASAARTASPLPQHVQPQAVVSNLGEGGGATPAAVGAPKHCYRSFKDAMEVVKKMTGRRPNKCPDAFETTKRYLDRLGFAPILERIRFVHVAGTKGKGTTSAYIAALLQAYGFKVGLFTSPHLTDLRERTVVDGRLLDESTYAQHFFEFLDKYEGLQYSDSQLDRDISSPSQANFFRFIFLLSLYIFEQEGVEVAVMEAGIGGRIDSTNTIPSEVSIITSLGYDHMEILGNTIQEIAAEKSGIMKPGVVCFAAPQRDHPETRAVLEKHAREVGTPLVLLDQNVLPIQSWPKLAIGGVHAVENSKLALMAARRVASIPPILPLDEVEKSVLQGMTYAGRSQIAAVDSGANITFYLDGAHTVESISSATQWFLDVSAANTRDPSPRRVLMLYTSRDPKSILKAFMPYVSYFCKVVIAQVSNPRMTSHSADPTDIEGKMSELRERMVATTECWRSMYREVTCLPCARPFSALEDILELVVPAASDNEDASKPAQVFVCGSFFLVGDVVQLLKVYEAGRRRLE, translated from the coding sequence ATGCCTCTGTCGACGCTCCATCCGGGTGTTCGTGCAGcgagcgcagcacgcacggCAAGTCCACTGCCACAGCACGTGCAGCCACAAGCAGTGGTGAGCAACCTGggtgagggcggcggtgccacccccgccgctgtcggtgcGCCCAAGCACTGCTACCGCTCCTTCAAGGATGCGATGGAGGTGGTGAAGAAGATGACGGGGCGGCGGCCGAACAAGTGCCCAGACGCCTTCGAGACGACGAAGCGCTATCTTGACCGGCTTGGCTTTGCCCCAATACTGGAGCGGATTCGCTTTGTCCACGTTGCCGGCACGAAGGGCAAAGGGACCACCTCTGCGTACATTGCGGCTCTTTTGCAGGCGTACGGCTTCAAGGTGGgcctcttcacctcccctCATCTCACAGACTTGCGAGAGCGGACGGTGGTAGACGGTCGGCTACTGGACGAGAGTACATATGCGCAGCACTTCTTCGAGTTCCTGGACAAGTACGAGGGCCTGCAGTACTCGGACAGCCAGCTGGACCGTGACATCTCCTCGCCGTCGCAAGCAAACTTCTTTCGCTTTAtctttctcctctcgctgTACATTTTCGAGCAGGAGGGCGTAGaagtggcggtgatggaggcAGGCATCGGCGGCCGAATCGACTCTACCAACACAATTCCGTCTGAGGTGAGCATCATAACGTCCCTAGGCTACGACCACATGGAGATTTTGGGCAATACAATTCAGGAGATCGCTGCGGAGAAGTCTGGAATAATGAAGCCGGGCGTGGTCTGCTTTGCGGCACCACAGCGGGATCATCCAGAGACGCGCGCAGTACTGGAGAAGCATGCTCGAGAAGTCGGCAcgccgctcgtgctgctggacCAAAATGTGCTGCCGATTCAAAGCTGGCCGAAGCTCGCCATCGGCGGCGTACACGCTGTAGAGAACAGCAAGCTGGCACTGATGGCGGCTAGGCGTGTTGCAAGTATTCCACCCATCCTTCCACTggacgaggtggagaagagtgTGCTTCAGGGCATGACCTACGCCGGACGGTCACAGATCGCGGCGGTCGACAGTGGTGCCAACATCACCTTCTACCTGGACGGTGCGCACACCGTTGAAAGCATCTCCAGTGCTACACAGTGGTTCCTGgacgtcagcgccgccaacACCCGGGACCCTTCTCCGCGTCGCGTGCTCATGCTCTACACTTCTCGCGACCCGAAGAGTATTCTCAAAGCTTTCATGCCTTACGTGTCCTATTTCTGCAAGGTGGTCATTGCCCAAGTGTCGAACCCGCGCATGACGTCGCACTCGGCTGACCCCACTGATATAGAGGGAAAGATGAGCgagctgagggagaggatggTGGCCACGACTGAGTGCTGGCGTAGCATGTACCGTGAGGTGACTTGCCTTCCTTGCGCCCGTCCCTTCTCCGCTCTCGAGGACATCCTTGAACTCGTTGTGCCGGCCGCCAGCGACAACGAGGATGCCTCAAAGCCAGCACAGGTGTTCGTGTGCGGCTCCTTCTTTCTGGTTGGTGATGTTGTG